The Rhizoctonia solani chromosome 4, complete sequence genome contains a region encoding:
- a CDS encoding phosphoglucomutase/phosphomannomutase, alpha/beta/alpha domain protein translates to MAELPVSQIAHFSELHPKPDRYKFSYGTAGFRTAADTLDSVLFRVGVIAGLRSKRLDGKTIGVMVTASHNPEHDNGVKLIDPRGEMLEAAWEGYATALANAPSTEEFIDGCNHLVTSLKIDISKPAHVLYARDTRPSGPALVKALEDGINSVGAVGRNEGVQTTPMVHYLVRCVNTKGTSEAYGEDTATKQAPSPLVVDCANGVGYLAIKEFAPYVQDILKFIPINTAIDTQGALNHQAGADYVKTQQRMPPSVAENLKILQRACSFDGDADRLIYYYVDDQRQFRLLDGDKIAALVAGFFADVVKAAGLAGKIEVGIVQTAYANGNSTKYLSSRLPVKCTPTGVKHLHHAAQRFGIGVYFEANGHGTVLFSHQTLELLDSHQPDLINQTVGDALSDLLLCEVVLAHRLYTPVEWDSLYADLPNRLLKVQVRDRSIFTTEDAERRLATPVGLQKMIDDTVRKYESGRSFVRPSGTEDVVRIYAECSNVAQVDELANRVARLVYEHGEIDQFGRPRETY, encoded by the exons ATGGCAGAACTTCCTGTTTCTCAAATTGCCCACTTCTCGGAGCTTCATCCCAAGCCAGATCGTTATAAATTCAGCTATGGAACAGCTGGGTTTAGGACAGC TGCGGATACCCTTGACTCGGTTCTTTTTCGTGTCGGGGTGATAGCAGGCCTTCGTAGCAAAAGGCTTGATGGGAAGACAATTGGGGTGATGGTGACCGCGTCTCATAACCCAGAACAC GACAATGGTGTCAAGCTTATTGACCCTCGTGGAGAAATGCTCGAGGCAGCTTGGGAAGGATACGCGACGGCTCTGGCGAATGCCCCCAGCACTGAGGAATTTATTGACGGTTGCAATCATTTAGTGACATCTCTCAAAATCGATATATCCAAGCCAGCTCATGTTTTGTATGCGCGGGACACTCGCCCTTCTGGCCCAGCACTTGTAAAAGCACTTGAGGACGGAATAAATTCAGTCGGGGCTGTAGGCCGCAACGAAGGGGTCCAAACCACACCAATGGTCCATTACCTTGTTCGCTGCGTTAACACTAAAGGTACATCTGAAGCGTATGGCGAGGACACA GCAACCaaacaagcgccatcccccttggTGGTAGACTGTGCGAATGGCGTTGGTTATCTAGCGATCAAAGAATTCGCTCCCTATGTCCAAGATATTCTTAAATTCATACCAATCAACACGGCCATCGACACTCAAGGCGCGCTGAATCACCAAGCTGGAGCCGATTATGTTAAAACGCAACAGCGCATGCCGCCTTCTGTGGCTGAAAATCTCAAGATACTTCAACGTGCTTGTAGTTTCGACGGCGACGCTGATCGGTTAATTTATTATTATGTCGACGACCAGCGTCAGTTCCGTTTGCTCGACGGTGACAAAATCGCCGCGCTCGTTGCTGGTTTCTTTGCCGATGTGGTCAAGGCTGCGGGGCTTGCCGGGAAGATCGAGGTCGGAATCGTACAGACGGCGTATGCGAACGGTAATTCGACCAAGTACCTCTCGAGTCGGTTGCCAGTCAAGTGCACCCCGACCGGGGTCAAACACCTCCACCATGCTGCTCAACGCTTCGGGATTGGCGTATACTTTGAGGCCAACGGACACGGAACTGTCTTGTTCTCCCATCAAACACTCGAACTCTTAGACTCCCACCAACCTG ACTTGATCAACCAGACTGTCGGAGACGCGCTCTCTGATCTTCTGCTCTGCGAAGTTGTCCTGGCTCATCGCTTGTATACCCCGGTCGAATGGGACTCACTCTATGCAGACCTTCCGAATCGCCTTCTCAAGGTCCAGGTCCGCGATCGAAGCATATTTACAACCGAAGACGCGGAGAGAAGGCTTGCTACACCTGTTGGTCTGCAAAAGATGATCGATGATACTGTTCGCAAGTACGAATCAGGGCGTTCGTTCGTTCGCCCTAGTGGAACCGAGGACGTGGTCAGgatatatgcggagtgttcaAACGTAGCACAAGTTGACG AATTGGCTAACCGAGTCGCGCGATTGGTATATGAGCACGGAGAAATTGATCAATTCGGCCGCCCACGTGAGACATACTAA
- a CDS encoding Mago-bind domain-containing protein, protein MSLPPLNPEQKPSGITLDPRTLERVVPSTRRADGSVRKELKIRPGFTPQEDVGRFRGSRQQAADRVALPKGHIVGWTPSSEAKPKPKPGGLAAAAAAAAADTAGMSKAQKKNAKRAEKRAEKRQQPVVVKENWDDDDDDDDDDQTDQRKVGDASDNKVSDSKTKPVDVDAVTKEIGELKV, encoded by the exons ATGTCGCTCCCTCCCTTAAACCCCGAACAGAAACCGTCTGGGATCACTCTAGATCCTAGGACATTGGAGCGAGTTGTTCCTTCGACACGGAGAGCAGATGGCAG CGTTCGAAAAGAACTAAAAATTAGGCCAGGCTTTACCCCTCAGGAAGATGTCGGCCGCTTTCGTGGGTCGAGGCAACAGGCAGCAGATAGAGTAGCCTTACCAAAAGGTCATATTGTGGGCTGGACTCCGTCATCTGAAGCTAAGCCAAAGCCTAAACCCGGGGGTCTTGCGGCGGCGGCAGCAGCGGCAGCGGCAGATACAGCTGGAATGTCAAAAgctcagaagaagaatgcAAAGCGTGCGGAGAAACGCGCCGAAAAGCGTCAACAACCTGTTGTGGTCAAGGAGAACTgggacgacgacgacgatgatgatgatgacgatcAAACTGACCAGAGGAAAGTGGGGGATGCAAGTGATAATAAAGTATCCGATAGCAAGACCAAGCCTGTCGATGTTGATGCAGTCACCAAAGAAATTGGTGAGCTCAAGGTTTGA
- a CDS encoding ATP(GTP)-binding protein Fet5: MQTVKRTAHLFNLDPAADPGSFEYEPAIDIRDLISLDDVMEELGFGPNGGLIYCFEYLLQNMDWLDEELGDYDNDYIVIDCPGQIELYTHHPLLPTLMSHLSRLGIRLCGVYLLDSQFMEDRYKYFSGVMSAMSAMVNFSVPWINIMSKMDLISGDARNGVKGRRDVARFLDPDPFLMQSAPGQPSSTEEQNPRFHHLNEAIVQLIEDHPLVSFLPLNLSSTRSLEAVLSHIDYTMQYGEDEEPREPKDMDQGDFVEME, encoded by the exons ATGCAGACAGTAAAACGAACCGCACACCTCTTCAATTTGGACCCAGCCGCTGACCCAGGATCTTTCGAATATGAACCAGCAATCGACATTCGTGACTTGATTAG TCTGGACGATGTAATGGAAGAACTTGGGTTTGGTCCTAATGGTGGGCTGATATATTGCTTTGA ATACTTGCTGCAAAATATGGACTGGCTCGACGAGGAACTGGGAGATTATGATAATGACTATATTGTCATTGATTGCCCAG GCCAGATAGAACTGTacacccaccatcccctgTTGCCCACACTCATGTCACATTTATCTCGCCTTGGAATTCGCCTGTGTGGGGTTTATCTTTTAGATTCGCAGTTCATGGAGGACCGGTATAAATATTTTAG TGGGGTTATGTCCGCGATGTCGGCAATGGTAAACTTTAGCGTCCCGTGGATTAATATAATGTCCAAAATGGATCTTATTAGTGGGGACGCTCGTAATGGAGTCAAAGGACGACGTGATGTAGCGAG ATTCCTTGACCCCGACCCGTTCCTGATGCAATCCGCTCCAGGTCAACCAAGTAGCACCGAAGAACAAAACCCTCGCTTTCACCACCTCAATGAAGCAATTGTACAACTT ATTGAAGATCACCCACTAGTATCGTTCCTACCACTCAACCTCTCGTCCACAAGATCTTTGGAGGCTGttttgagccacatagattaTACAATGCAGTACGGAGAGGACGAAGAGCCGCGTGAG CCCAAGGATATGGACCAGGGCGATTTCGTTGAAATGGAATAG
- a CDS encoding polygalacturonase, with the protein MRPQLVAALAFALGPCALADSKQNAKWTDVKPHGKDKDDAPYLVKALKDWHAYGDHQSNARVRVPKGTTLNIATAMNTTGLFGTHLRLEGTLRVKPDFAYWAGNAFVVPYQKNSAIWLFGGENIVLDGGGTIDGSGQSWWDARPSNVSLIPPLTLVVHQAHNARISNITFYKTPKWANLVQESSDVVYEYITVNSVSNSTADMRETDGWDTYRSDGITIRDSVIHNGDDCVSFKPNSTNIVVRNLQCTESHGISVGSLGEIPGVQDIVRNIYVDNIWMSKSENGTFAGQNRGYGVVDNVIYTNFHNIDNDYPITIDNCYKTSVANCTAYPSGIKINNVFLRNITGTSSGKYNSTVASLVCSPGACGSVYLQDINISPPLNYSAASYTCLNLNVTGPSAGLFNCTTGDVIGSPYPPA; encoded by the exons ATGAGACCTCAGCTGGTTGCTGCACTTGCTTTCGCACTTGGCCCATGCGCTCTCGCTGATTCAAAGCAAAATGCCAAGTGGACGGATGTCAAGCCTCATGGGAAGGATAAAGATGATGCTCCTTATTTGGTGAAAGCACTCAAG GATTGGCATGCCTATGGTGATCATCAGTCCAATGCCCGGGTCCGTGTTCCCAAAGGCACAACCTTGAACATTGCCACTGCAATGAATACAACTGGTCTATTTGGGACTCACCTTCGGCTTGAAGGTACTCTGCGTGTGAAGCCCGACTTCGCCTACTGGGCAGGGAATGCTTTTGTAGTGCCCTATCAGAAGAACTCAGCGATTTGGCTATTTGGTGGAGAAAATATCGTTCTAGATGGTGGAGGAACGATTGATG GCTCTGGGCAGAGTTGGTGGGATGCCCGGCCTAGTAATGTATCCTTGATCCCACCTTTGACACTGGTAGTTCACCAAGCACATAATGCCCGTATCAGTAACATCACGTTTTACAA AACTCCCAAATGGGCGAATCTTGTTCAAGAGTCCAGCGATGTTGTTTATGAATACATCACTGTTAACTCTGTCTCGAACTCGACTGCAGACATGCGGGAGACAGATGGTTGGGACACGTACCGCTCAGATGGCATCACCATCCGAGACTCGGTGATTCATAATGGAGATGATTGCGTCAGTTTTAAGCCAA ATAGTACGAATATCGTTGTTCGAAACCTTCAGTGTACAGAATCACATGGTATATCCGTGGGGTCTCTTGGTGAAATCCCGGGAGTTCAAGATATAGTTCGTAACATCTATGTTG ATAACATCTGGATGAGCAAGTCTGAAAACGGT ACCTTTGCGGGCCAGAACAGGGGCTACGGAGTTGTTGACAATGTCATTTACACAAACTTCCATAACATCGACAACGACTACCCTATCACA ATCGACAACTGTTACAAAACAAGTGTGGCAAACTGTACTGCTTATCCTTCTGGTATCAAAATCAACAATGTCTT CCTACGGAACATAACCGGGACTTCGAGCGGAAAATACAACTCTACAGTTGCGTCGCTGGTTTGCAGCCCAGGAGCCTGTGGGTCCGTGTATCTCCAAGACATAAACATATC TCCCCCTCTCAATTACAGCGCGGCCTCTTACACATGCTTGAACTTGAACGTTACGGGACCTTCAGCTGGTCTCTTCAACTGCACCACCGGAGATGTCATTGGAAGTCCATACCCCCCTGCATGA
- a CDS encoding glycine cleavage system T protein, with protein MMHLVRLSRSAQSQLLGFGIRRFSSAATGSKLASQLSNRGVLSVSGTDSKAFLNGIVASAIKDHPFYTVFLSAQGRVLYDVFIYPYSSDGRPGYLIDYDNRSSEATPILSLLKRHVLRSKVRVRDVSDEWKVWSVWNNASQESSFPTTREWRAGRSGAMEPLYAENEYRLDAEYSQNIIGTRDLRAPGMGDRLLVRAGDKPNLSCDITKDEIQFTLHRILHAVPEGIYDIVPQQAFPMDSDVDLMGGLDFRKGCYVGQELTVRTYHTGVIRKRIMPVSLTLAPSSNTAESPLKPDPSIPTLPIHTSIQAERLASSSQTNSQRPTRPRGTGSLLSNAQGVGLALLRLEHVGGVEQGELVMNFTQMGDRGTESWIVEPRRPIWWPVNDHSSPE; from the exons ATGATGCACTTGGTGAGACTGAGCCGATCTGCCCAGTCTCAGTTGCTTGGCTTTGGAATCCGCCGGTTCTCATCTGCAGCAACGGGTTCAAAGTTGGCTAGTCAGCTGTCGAACCGTGGTGTTCTTTCTGTGTCAGGTACGGACTCGAAGGCCTTTCTCAATGGCATTGTCGCGTCAGCCATCAAGGATCATCCTTTCTATACCGTTTTTTTGTCCGCTCAG GGGCGGGTCTTGTACGATGTCTTCATTTATCCGTATTCCAGTGATGGTCGACCAGGATATTTAATCGACTATGATAATCGCTCATCAGAGGCCACACCAATTCTCTCTCTTCTAAAGCGACACGTTCTACGCTCCAAGGTTCGTGTACGCGATGTTTCGGACGAATGGAAAGTCTGGAGTGTCTGGAATAATGCATCACAAGAAAGTTCTTTTCCCACTACAAGAGAATGGCGTGCTGGCCGAAGTGGTGCGATGGAACCACTATATGCGGAGAACGAGTATCGTTTAGATGCCGAGTATTCGCAGAACATAATCGGAACTCGGGATTTACGGGCACCTGGCATGGGCGACCGTCTGTTGGTTCGTGCCGGAGATAAAC CGAATCTATCATGTGATATAACAAAAGACGAGATACAATTTACTCTCCATAGGATCCTCCACGCAGTGCCCGAGGGTATATATGATATCGTTCCACAGCAAGCGTTTCCCATGGATTCCGATGTGGACCTAATGGGTGGAC TTGATTTTAGGAAAGGTTGCTATGTAGGTCAAGAGTTGACCGTTCGAACTTATCATACAGGGGTGATTCGAAAGCGAATCATGCCCGTATCGCTCACTCTAGCACCATCTTCTAACACGGCTGAAAGCCCACTGAAGCCCGATCCTTCGATCCCAACACTACCTATCCATACATCCATTCAAGCTGAGCGTCTCGCAAGTTCATCGCAAACTAATTCTCAACGACCCACTCGCCCTAGAGGGACTGGGTCTTTGCTGAGCAATGCTCAGGGGGTAGGGCTCGCATTGCTCCGCTTGGAACATGTCGGGGGCGTTGAACAAGGGGAACTGGTGATGAACTTCACCCAGATGGGAGATAGAGGAACAGAGTCCTGGATAGTCGAACCAAGGCGCCCGATATGGTGGCCAGTCAATGACCATTCAAGTCCAgaatga
- a CDS encoding endo-beta-1,4-xylanase: protein MLAFPVLALVTTASCIAAAPGQPRSLNVLAQGLKPSRYIGVATESYNILNATTFGREYAKIATSDEFGIYTNENTLKWETIEPQPGVFNFTSGDKLFSIAKQNGKKMRGHTLVWHSQLAPWVATNNYTASELKKVMKRHVQTVASHYRGQIYAWDVVNEAFNEDGTFRESIWYNTFGEDYIEWAFRWAHEADPYSLKYINDYNFESITPKTNAAVKLVKKLKAKGVPIHGVGVQAHLIVGQVPSDFKQTLQRFADLGVDVALTELDIRLEVPATAAKLAQQATDYITSVNACLGVKRCVGITIWQFTDALSWIPGVFPAEGDALPWDKQLKTKPAYDAMRKALGA, encoded by the exons ATGCTCGCTTTCCCGGTTCTTGCGCTCGTCACCACGGCTTCATGTATTGCTGCGGCTCCTGGCCAACCTAGGAGTTTGAATGTACTTGCACAAGGTCTAAAGCCAAGTCGTTATATCGGGGTCGCAACAGAGTCGTACAACATTTTGAATGCTACCACGTTCGGGAGAGAGTACGCCAAAATTGCTACATCGGACGAGTTCGGCATCTATACCAATGAAAACACGCTCAAGTG GGAGACTATTGAGCCTCAACCAGGGGTTTTCAATTTCACGTCGGGGGATAAGTTGTTCAGTATCGCCAAgcagaatggaaagaagatgCGCGGACATACTTTGGTTTGGCACTCCCAACTTGCCCCATGGGTCGCTACCAATAACTATACCGCGTCTGAGCTGAAGAAGGTCATGAAG CGCCATGTTCAAACCGTAGCCAGCCATTATCGGGGACAAATCTATGCCTGGGATGTTGTCAACGAAGCATTTAACGAAGATGGAACCTTCCGTGAGTCAATCTGGTACAACACTTTCGGCGAAGACTACATCGAATGGGCGTTCCGTTGGGCACATGAAGCTGATCCA TACTCGCTCAAGTACATTAATGACTACAACTTCGAATCGATCACTCCTAAGACAAATGCTGCCGTGAAACTCGTGAAAAAGCTGAAAGCCAAGGGAGTTCCTATTCACGGTGTTGGCGTACAAGCGCACCTAATTGTCGGACAAGTACCTTCAGACTTCAAGCAGACCCTTCAGCGCTTTGCAGATCTAGGTGTGGACGTAGCCCTGACTGAGCTTGAT ATTCGACTGGAAGTCCCGGCGACGGCAGCGAAGCTGGCGCAACAAGCCACCGACTATATCACATCGGTCAACGCCTGCCTCGGGGTAAAACGCTGCGTAGGTATCACCATATGGCAATTTACCGATGCGCTCAGCTGGATTCCTGGTGTGTTCCCCGCAGAGGGCGACGCTTTACCTTGGGACAAGCAACTCAAGACTAAGCCAGCGTACGATGCGATGCGCAAGGCATTGGGAGCTTAA
- a CDS encoding Myb-like DNA-binding domain protein yields MDNEAIDTTQKALGENTKLQEQLSKYIQDLENEQDQLDKLINNLSKVESALPEGSPNKEAGEVDTAVYGTHFEGLRHTLTAKQLAGDASPFRKTVEQRQWYEQMTTTRPFTRDETRLLHTSVILENKRLYALRAQARGENPFTTVQQFPDSYFDVNDPEINWNSVAQNMDSIPPRSADQCRIMYVSTELPAISHSNWSSEEYEKLKQIVEIHNEASSEPVADVERDREKLRVDWVEISQELGTNRTTLQCLRKFVFEPSPLEVASKDKENPGGGTSKGRDRAAGNPWSDDEDKFLLEGIQRHGMGNWPEVALHLNAAMAGRPNHVARTPNQCSFRYSKSLCPTIKKGKWTKEEDQALRKGVASFGRMWTKVQEYVQGRTDAQCRERWSNMLDPSLKTGPWEEEEDKILFDAASQKLPWSKISALLPGRTDSRCAKRYQMLIKLRDGGLSPAEAQAQASNRGKKRKEAQASPQSPSGEEAPVASGDLDRGPSDISSANGVAASASAPRARPKPRPRPKPKGQAKVVVSEGGMLQNKKGKAPVNSLEGVQENNQVHVNECVSIDEQNTEATINGIGGDGLGELGDKTAATVKMPKAATTTKTTKAAKEPKEPKETKEKTPSPYQRFMKERLPTYKAEHPDVSHKDAFRAVALEWKDADANPNKGKVREEKPKPKPKEKADKEAAPKKKRATKKAAPVASSEGEDDKEADEDEESS; encoded by the exons ATGGACAATGAAGCTATAGATACCACACAGAAAGCATTGGGAGAGAATACGAAACTTCAAGAACAACTCTCCAAGTACATCCAGGACCTCGAAAATGAGCAGGACCAATTGGACAAACTCATC AATAACTTATCCAAAGTCGAATCAGCACTTCCTGAAGGCTCACCAAATAAGGAGGCAGGAGAAGTCGATACTGCGGTGTATGGGACACACTTTGAAGGCTTGCGCCACACATTAACTGCCAAGCAACTGGCGGGAGAT GCATCGCCGTTTCGTAAAACAGTTGAACAACGACAGTGGTATGAACAAATGACCACCACGCGACCGT TCACAAGGGACGAAACAAGATTGCTTCATACAAGTGTTATCCTAGAAAATAAGCGTTTATATGCTCTGCGCGCTCAAGCGAG AGGAGAAAACCCATTCACGACAGTACAACAATTTCCCGATTCATATTTTGACGTGAATGACCCAGAGATCAACTGGAACTCAGTGGCGCAAAAT ATGGACTCTATTCCGCCCCGAAGCGCAGACCAATGCCGTATCATGTATGTTAGCACCGAGCTCCCTGCCATCAGCCACTCAAATTGGTCCTCAGAAGAATACGAGAAACTGAAACAAATTGTGGAGATACACAACGAGGCTTCATCCGAGCCGGTTGCAGACGTGGAAAGGGATAGGGAGAAATTGCGCGTTGATTGGGTTGAAATTTCACAGGAGTTGGGG ACAAATAGAACGACACTTCAGTGTCTCAGAAAGTTTGTATTTGAACCTAGTCCACTTGAAGTTGCTTCGAAAGACAAGGAAAACCCAGGTGGTGGAACATCCAAAGGTCGAGACAGGGCGGCGGGTAACCCATGGAGCGACGACGAGGACAAGTTCCTACTCGAAGGCATACAACGTCACGGAATGGGCAATTGGCCAGAAG TTGCTTTGCATCTGAATGCTGCGATGGCGGGTAGACCAAACCATGTGGCGCGTACACCCAACCAGTGCAGCTTCCGATATAGCAAATCACTCTGCCCAACCATCAAAAAAGGTAAATGgaccaaggaagaagatcaAGCACTACGCAAAGGTGTTGCTTCCTTTGGCCGAATGTGGACCAA AGTACAGGAATACGTTCAGGGTCGGACTGATGCTCAGTGTCGTGAGCGATGGTCGAACATGCTAGACCCAAGTCTGAAGACTGGACCGTGGGAGGAGGAA GAAGATAAAATCCTTTTTGATGCGGCCAGTCAAAAATTACCCTGGAGCAAAATCTCCGCATTACTTCCGGGACGGACTGACAGTCGA TGCGCGAAGCGATATCAGATGCTGATCAAATTGCGGGATGGTGGCTTATCCCCTGCTGAAGCACAGGCTCAGGCGTCAAACCGGGGAAAGAAACGTAAAGAGGCTCAGGCATCTCCACAATCTCCTAGTGGAGAGGAGGCACCTGTGGCGAGTGGCGATCTTGATCGAGGCCCCTCTGATATTTCGTCGGCTAATGGTGTGGCCGCGTCTGCGTCTGCTCCTAGAGCAAGACCGAAGCCTCGCCCGCGACCAAAACCTAAAGGACAAGCTAAAGTCGTGGTATCCGAGGGCGGAATGTTACAAAAtaaaaaaggaaaagcaCCGGTTAACTCATTGGAGGGCGTCCAAGAAAATAACCAAGTGCATG TGAATGAATGCGTGTCGATAGATGAACAAAATACTGAAGCAACGATAAATGGTATTGGAGGGGATGGGCTAGGAGAGTTGGGAGATAAAACTGCAGCG ACCGTCAAAATGCCCAAGgccgccaccaccaccaaaaCCACCAAGGCTGCCAAGGAGCCAAAGGAGCCAAAGG AGACCAAAGAAAAGACGCCTTCGCCCTATCAGCGGTTCATGAAGGAGCGCCTTCCTACCTATAAGGCTGAG CACCCTGATGTCTCCCACAAGGATGCCTTCCGTGCGGTTGCTCTCGAGTGGAAAGATGCGGATGCCAAC CCCAACAAGGGCAAGGTTCGCGAGGAGAAGCCCAAGCCTAAGCCCAAAGAAAAGGCCGACAAGGAGGCTGCtcccaagaagaagcggGCCACCAAGAAGGCTGCCCCCGTTGCCTCAAGTGAGGGTGAGGATGATAAGGAAGctgatgaggatgaggagtCCAGTTGA
- a CDS encoding transcription factor TFIID complex subunit 8 carboxy-term protein, producing MANASAKKVAAQNEVAIRNLQMGMLIANALYWVLRFLFRRPVLARGPTSLYVLTFIPTVVLYRHLTSIGLPRKEPKTGALISPGEDLHQSGITEWCWDIIYVTWGCAVGSSLLGNWVWWLYLVIPGYAGFKIYTKFVGPMFFNKSGTAPVEDASAAEPTGPSKRQQKLQQRAEKGDPRVKQQQIQLRVEGFKGADRSAMDAIEREVVSYLNDTYELAVALANNSGRSRPGAQDVLKACEDGDLSVQDLKRVMKRTAKVSRTSVKRADVQTRSQASPSPELLGSDESSAGEENPDTSKTEKSKDNSNKPRTLKHLPGQLPDLPPKHSYMRTSASSFSSSAPKPSLSLLDQQLERSMLVQTSLQNIVKATNGADTTPQHDLLAEVVNWETVGPQAAENMKRWNV from the exons ATG GCCAATGCATCCGCTAAAAAAGTCGCTGCTCAGAATGAGGTTGCGATTCGGAATTTGCAGATGGGAATGCTCATAGCCAAT GCTCTTTATTGGGTATTACGCTTTCTTTTTCGCCGACCTGTTTTAGCGCGAGGCCCAACTTCGCTCTACGTACTCACATTCATCCCGACCGTCGTACTATACAGACATCTCACATCCATTGGTCTCCCCCGAAAAGAACCTAAAACCGGGGCATTAATATCCCCAGGCGAAGACCTACACCAATCTGGGATAACCGAATGGTGCTGGGATATTATTTACGTGACGTGGGGATGTGCAGTTGGTAGCTCCTTGTTGGGCAATTGGGTGTGGTGGCTCTATCTTGTG ATCCCCGGCTACGCGGGATTCAAGATCTATACCAAGTTTGTTGGTCCGATGTTCTTCAATAAATCGGGCACTGCTCCAGTTGAAGATGCGTCAGCAGCAGAACCTACTGGACCGAGCAAGCGTCAACAAAAGTTGCAGCAGAGGGCAGAAAAGGGTGATCCACGCGTCAAACAACAGCAG ATCCAGTTAAGAGTAGAGGGATTCAAAGGGGCGGACCGGAGCGCGATGGACGCCATCGAGCGAGAGGTGGTTAGCT ACTTGAATGACACGTACGAACTGGCTGTCGCACTCGCGAATAATTCTGGACGATCAAGACCCGGTGCACAAGACGTTCTCAAAGCATGTGAAGACGGAGACTTGTCAGTCCAGGACCTGAAGCGAGTCATGAAGCGAACAGCCAAGGTGTCTCGTACGTC GGTCAAGCGTGCCGATGTTCAAACCCGCTCCCAAGCGTCGCCGAGTCCTGAACTGTTGGGATCAGACGAATCCTCTGCAGGGGAAGAAAACCCAGATACATCCAAGACAGAAAAATCCAAGGATAATTCGAACAAGCCTAGGACACTTAAACATCTTCCGGGTCAGCTTCCGGATTTACCGCCCAAGCATTCTTACATGCGAACTTCAGCAAGTTCTTTT TCCTCAAGTGCGCCCAAACCCTCGTTGAGCCTTCTAGATCAACAACTAGAGCGAAGCATGCTGGTTCAAACCTCGTTACAGAACATTGTCAAAGCGACCAACGGTGCCGATACAACACCTCAACACGACCTCCTCGCTGAGGTTGTAAATTGGGAGACCGTTGGTCCGCAGGCAGCAGAAAACATGAAACGATGGAACGTTTAG